The sequence below is a genomic window from Dermochelys coriacea isolate rDerCor1 chromosome 17, rDerCor1.pri.v4, whole genome shotgun sequence.
CCCTCGGGCTCGCACTGCCCGAGTCCAGTTGGCCCTGGCACACCCACAGCTCCTTCGCCTCCCAGGGGAGCCGCCGCCTcgctctccctgccacagcaacTGCGCCAGCCGGGGGCCCAGCTCGCTGCGgtccggcccggcccggcccagcccaggtCTAGGGCTCCGGCCATCCCGCTCCCAGGGCAGCAGCGCCTTCCTCTGGCTCTCCGGGGTGCCCCCTGCGCAGCGCGGCCTGTCccggcctgggcctgggcctgggcccgGGCCCGGGGAAAGGGGCCCCGCTCCGCTGGGGCGCTTTGGGGAAGCCCGACCCGGCTCCTTCGCTGGGTTTTGGGCCTCCTGGTGCCAAAAGCGCCGCTAGCGGCTCGAAGTGGGGCGCGCCAGGGAGGCGGGAGAAAGAGGGGCAGGAAGGCGAGGGGCTCCTGCCCCCCAAGCACCCCTGGCCCGCGGGGCTGGCCCTTGAGCCCGGGCCCCGCTCGTCGGGTTTGGGATCAGAACCAGAGCGGGTCTTCCCCCGGCCCGCGGGCGGGCGCTGGGGAGGGGCCGCTGCAGGTCAGCGGGTGCGTGTAaggcaggaagggggcagagggggcccGCCGGGGAGCAGCAGGTGGCCTGGCCCCTCCGCCCCCcgctcaggtggggctggggctcgcagGCGGCGCTGGCAGCGGtgggagtgatgtcaccttcccccagcgcctgcaggggcttcccccctcccccgcccggccgcgcagagaagccccgatataaggggtggcacaaggcagcgcagcagccagtGCGCAGACGAGGCGGCGCAGCCCGGCTCCCCGGCAGGactcgccctctcctccccaggtagcggctgggccctggccgctcagcagcccggggctggggcttccccttcccgcGGCGGCCGGGGCCGCGGCGCCCTCGCCCCGTCTAAGTGGCGCAGCCCCGGGCGCGCAACTGCCGCGGCTGCAGCCCAAAGCCGAGACCCCCCAGCACAGCAGCCAAGGGCGCGTCGAGGCCGGGCGCTAGCAGGGGCGGCCGGCGGGGGTCCTGGCGCTGGGAGCCAGCCCCTCGCTGGGCCCTGCGGGCACGGGGCGTGTGGGGCCCGCGTTCCCCGCTGCCCAGCTCGGGGCTCCCCCCGGGGGCTGCGGACAGGGCGCTGCGCGCCGGGGGGCGGCAGGTCGGACGGCGGCGCCCCGCTCCCTCCCCGGCAGCGCCCGCCGCAGCATTCCTCAGCCCTTGCGCGGCGGGCAGCGGGGCGGGGATGTTTGGCCTCCATTAGGCCGCGCGCTGCGctgcgccgggccgggccggccgCCAGCCTGGCGCCCCTCACCGTGTGTCTCTTGCAGGTGGCGGGGGCAGCCCCACGCTGGAGGCCATGGAGGTGCCGAGCCACTCGAggcagctgctcctgcagcttaACACGCAGCGGGCCAAGGGCTTCCTGTGCGATGTGATCATCGTGGTGCAGAACGCGCTGTTCCGCGCGCACAAGAACATCCTGGCGGCCAGCAGCGTCTACCTGAAGTCGCTGGTGGTGCACGACAACCTGCTCAACCTGGACCACGAGATGGTGAGCCCGGGCGTCTTCCGCCTGGTGCTGGACTTCATCTACACCGGCCGCCTGGGCGAGGGCGAGCCCGGCGAGCCGGGCCTGGGGGCCGTGCTGGCCGCCGCCAGCTACCTGCAGGTGCCGGCCTTGGTGGCTCTGTGCAAGAAGAAGCTGAAGCGGTCGGGCAAGTACTGCCACCTGCGAGGCAGCTACAGCCCCTACAGCAAGGTGGCCAGGGGGCTGCGGGCCGCCCCTGTCATCCAGGCCTGCTACTCGGGTGCCCCCCGGCCTGTGGACATGCAGCCTGGCGAGCCCCTCAACCCACTCAGCACCCAGTGTGGGGAGCTCTATGCCTCCACCGCCCAGGGCACCACCCTGCACCAGCCTGGCCTGTGCCCACCCGAGAGGCACTGCTCTCCGCCCTGTGGCCTGGACCTCTCCAAAAAGAGCCCCACCAGcccttcctcccagctgctgcccacAGACAGACTTCACCCGGGGGAAAGCAGGGAGCACTTGCTGCCCCCGGGGCACGACAGCCCGCCGGGCAGCGCTTCTCTGCTGGCCAACCACAGCTCCGCCTACAAAGACCCCCCCCAGGTGGGTGAAGGCGTGATCCACCCCGCAGAGCGCTTCCGTGGCAGCCCGCCCTGTGCCGAGCCCCCTGCCCGGGCCGAGGGCCACGACTTCCTGTACCGCTGGATGAAGCACGAGCGCCTGGGCAGCTACCTGGAGGAGTGTGAGGTGGAGAAAGAGCCTGAGCGGGAGGAGAAGGCCGAGTCGCCCCTGCAGTCCCGCTATCCCAGCATCGAGAGCAACGAGCTGGAGAACGACAACAGCACCAGCGAGGACACGGGCAGCAGCGAGGGCCCATCTCCCGGGGGCACCCTGGGCCCCTACTGCAACCACCTGGCCTACGAGCCCGAGAGCCTGGGGGACAACCTGTACGTGTGCATCCCCTGTGGCAAGGGCTTCCCCAGCTCGGAGCAGCTCAACGCCCATGTGGAGGCCCACACCGAGGAGGAGCTGTACCACAAGGCGGCCTCGGAGCAGGCCGGCCCCTTCCTGGACAAAGGTGGCCAGAGCCTGGGCGACATCATCCGGCCCTACCGCTGCTCCTCCTGCGACAAGGCCTACAAGGACCCGGCCACGCTGCGGCAGCACGAGAAGACGCACTGGCTCACGCGGCCCTACCCCTGCACCATCTGCGGCAAGAAGTTCACGCAGCGCGGCACCATGACACGGCACATGCGCAGCCACCTGGGCCTCAAGCCCTTCGCTTGTGATGCCTGTGGCATGCGCTTCACCCGGCAGTACCGGCTCACCGAGCACATGCGCATCCACTCGGGCGAGAAGCCCTACGAGTGCCAGGTCTGCGGCGGCAAGTTTGCCCAACAGCGCAACCTCATCAGCCACATGAAGATGCACGCGGCCGGGCCTGACGGCAAGTCCAAGCTGGACTTCCCTGAGAGCGTCTTCGCCATGGCGCGGCTCACGGCCGACCAGCTGGGCCTTAAGCAGGAGAAGGCGGCTGAGCTGCTCTCGCACACCTCGCACTTCCTCAGTGACCCCAAGGGCCTGGAGAGCCTGTACCCCCTGGCCCGATTCACAGCCGAGCACCTGGGGCTGAGCCAGGAGAAGGCGGCCGAGATGCTGGGTCCAGCCTCACACCTGCACAGCGAAGGTGGCCGGAGCATAGAGTGCTATTCACCCACCTAACAGGGCATCCCTGGCACCCTAGGGCTGCCCACTCCAGCCACAGCCAAAAAAGCCACATGGCCACAGGGTCTCCCAGCACCCACGGCCCCTCCCCAGATGGACTCTCTGTAGCATTTGGGGAGTGGGAACTTTTCTCCCTGCAAATGTGCAGTGGCTGAATTCTTCCTCCAGCCCCCATCCAATGGGGAAAGGCCggaacagggggtggggtgagCCCCTGGCAAAAGGCATCAGGCAGcagctctctccagctgctcagtctCAACCTGGTGTAATGGGAACAACCGAAGGGTTTGATCTTCCAAGGCCTCTGCAGGCATCTCTGCTCTGGTCCTGCAAACCCTGCCCAGAGCCTGGGCCTGGCACGTGCCGCTTGCTGCAGAGCCCTGGAGGTTGGggcagctcctctcccagctctgactgcagctgggcctggctgggggatggggtgggagaatgACCCACTAGTTACCTCCCCCGCCCGCCTCTGAGCCCTCCTAGCTCAAAGCTCCTGCTGCCGGGCCTGGCTCCCAAAGATCCTCCTGGACCCCAACTAGCTGGGCAGAAACCAAAGCAACCACCCGAGGAGgagacccagcccctgcaccctcGCTGTACTCAGGGATGTCCCAGTGTCCTGCCTGACCCTGGCCAGGCCCAGCTGCCTCCAAGGAGAATTCCTGCCCTAGGCGATTCCAGGgtttcccccacccttccccggCCACATGCATCTGGGGCCTGGCTGGCCATAGAGTGAGCCCCTGGGAtgcatctctccctgccccccaagtctCTACTCTCTGGGATCACGAGTGGGAACCATGATGCTGGGGGTGTGAATGCTGCTGTTTCTCTGGGGGTATCTGCTGGGAGGTGGGCTGGAAGCATGAGGCCATGGGAGTAGTTTGTTAAAACCCTGCTTGGGCTTTTCCAGGGGTGGGCTCCCTTCCTCGGTTGCAGGGGGAGAGctgccccctcccagggctggcgCCCAGAGCATGCAGGCAGAGGAGTGAAGCCAGgctgtcagtgtggggcagggggccaggctgCTCTCCCCTCGCTGTGCTCCTTGTACCGAAGGGCTGTGTCCCTGGAAAGACGCCCCAACCCATCCCCCAGCAGCTCTGGTGGGAGGccctctctcctctgctccccagaggctcagtcctgggccaggagcttGTGACAAAGACAAAATGGCTCAGGCTCCTGCCTTGCTGGGCACCCGTGGGCAGCAGGACTCCACCATGTCCAGGCCAGGGTGGGTCTGAGAGCTTTATGCTGAAGCCCGTGGTGGGCAGTGCAGGGGCCAATGACACTGGGGGGGGGAGCGGTTAGGTCTCTGCCCTGCTGGCCAAAGGAGACAGGTGCTGCAGGACTGCACACAGgcgcctccccccctccccgatgATAGCACCCTGAGTTTGACCCTCGGGGCCCAGTGGGCTGCACTGAGGTGGCAGATCCTCCCCACACTCCTGGGTTAATGGGGCACAAGATCCAGGTACTGCCAAGTCTGGAGCCCTGCCTGGGGCCTTCCTTGCTCTGTCCAGGCAGAGCCACCAAAGCTGTAGGGGTTGGGGAGGGCCCTGCCCTGAGCGACCCAAGGCTGggtcccatcccacccccatctGGCCTGTGGGATAATGTGAAGCTCTTTTCCCTGCCTTTGTCTTTTCTCCTTTGCACACGAGGCCGAGGGGGCCACCCCACGGTGACTGCTCCTGGCCTCCAACCAACTGTGCCTTTAGCCTGAACGGCTGCTCCTCCAAGGGGGCTTGGGTGCAAATGCTCCCAGTGTCAAATGTCCATGCCGCCCGGCTCAGGGGCCTCTGGCTAGCAGTGACTCAAGGCACTGACCCTGCCTCCCCTTTCCAGCTGTGAAGGAACTTGGGCTCCCCCGGGAACTACGGGCTTGGCTAGGGCCAGGAATCCCAGGCCAGAGTCCGACACAGGCTGCCCTGCACCCTTGCAGCTATCAGggacaaagctgcagaagctgcgACCAAAACGAGGGGCGGAGGGGACATATCCAGTGTGTGGATCCAGGTCTCCCTCCCCATTTGTATATTCTTCTGATTTGTACACGGGCGTTTTGTCCCATCCTTTTCTATACTCAAAACCAAATGAGCAATAAAGTGACATTAAACCTGAGGTCCCGGctccttcttttggttaggatGGGCCTAGcctctgccctggggcctggcaAACTCCGCGCCTTAGGGTTGGACAGGGGAGTGGGCAGTCAGGTGCTGGCCCAGCttggggagggcagaggatgaTGAGGGATGTGGCTCCAAAGCCCAGCTCTGGGGCTAGTGGCTGCTTTAAGGTGtgcagcctgggggaggggctgtaatGCAGTTTTCCCCCTGACTCCAGGCCCATCCTGGGGCACCAGTGAGGGTCTCTTGGGGCAAGGGTGCTGCAGGAAAGGGCAGCCCTGAGAGGCGAAGCCAGGGCTTTGGTGGGTGTTTCTGTTGCAGTGCAGCACTGGGCCAGGGGCTGACAGGCTCCCCCCGCAGGGAGAACAGCATGGGGGGGATGATAGGCTCCCCCCGTGGGGAAAACCAGAACTGGGAGGGGTGACAGACTCCCCCAGCagggagaagaatgggggggagtggggataATGGACTATTCACCACTGTGGGGCCGCTGTGGTGCAAGCAGAAattctgggctggctgcagggcgCCAGGGCAGATGCTCTGCCGGGGCACTGCAGGAGGGCAGGCTGGCTGGGCACCATGGGCCCTTGCTgacctctttgaagtcaatggcaaaactccttctGGGTGTCTAGGGAGCCTTCTGGCCTGGTTGGGAAAGGGGGGCCCGGTTCCATTCTGCCCCCAAACTGGACAGCCTTTCCCAGGGCTGGAGCTTTTCCCTGGCCCAGCTCGGCCAGCAGGCCCATGAGCCCCGATTCTCACctcagctgggaacagaacagacaGAGTCAGCCCAGAGAAGCATTTGGTAGGAAAAACTTATTAAGAAAACATCTTAACAAAGCAACACAACTCATGGCCATCACCCTGAGGCCGGGCCAGGCCTCGTGGGCACGAGAGAGTCACATGGGAGCCAAAGGGCAGGGATGGAGTAAAGCCAGCACCCAGCCACAGGGAGCAGCCAGCAGCCCTGGGGGAAGCGGGACCCCCACATTTCAGACCAAAGAGGAGCCCCGCCGCCGTCCCCCCGCGGGACTCGCCCCCCCGCGCCCTTCGGGCCCATCCCCTGGGGCGCTGCGCGGAGTTTCTCCGCAGCTGGAAGTGCCCCGCGCCGGGAGCAGGAAATCAGGGGGAACCCGCCGCTCCCCGGCCCGCGATAGACTCACCCAGGCATCCGGGACGGGAGCCGGGCCCCAGGGCTCGCTTGCGCGCTCTCCCTCTGCGGCAGTCGGAGCTGGAGGGGAAGAGGCCGCCGGGGAGCCGTGCGCGGACCTGGAGCTGATACTTTCACCTTCCCAGCgggcccctcccagcccagcgCCCTGGGGCCGGCCCCCACCCGCAGGCGGACGAAGCAATTAAATTCCCCACGCCGGGCAGACGCTTGCGAAGCGGGATCCGGGCAGGCCGGTCCCGGAGACAAGCGGGGCTTTTCCTTCCCGCCGCAGGCAGGGGTCCCCGGGCCAGCTCCGTGGGGAGCCGTCCAgggccccgctcctccccctgctgccggGGCCCGCTCGCCCGGCCCCGCCCGGGGAgcggaggggaggaggaaatcaGCTGCTGTCCCTTTAACAGGCGCTGGCGCTGAGCGGAGTTCAGGCCGGGGTCAGGGGGAGTTCGCAGCCCGGGCTTTACCTTTGCGCCTAGCCGTGCGCCGGCGGCACACGCTGCCTCCCGCGCCGCGCCCCGGAGCGGCCGCCGGGCCTGGCACGCAGGGCGCAGCGACCGCCGAGGGAGGCAGCGCCTTGGCAGCGAAGTCCGTGGAGCTGGCATGGGCCGGAGGCGCCGGCTGGCGGCGGGCAGCGCACGCCGGGGACCCAGGGGCTGAGGCGGCCGCTCAGGGGATATGAGAGTCCGCAGAGACCTCGGCTGGCTGGCGGAAGCGACGGAGCCCCCAGGTACcgcgggacgggacgggacgggacggggcgGGAGGGCGCCTGTGCCAGGGGCTTCTGCCCGGGCCCCCAACGCCGGGCGGGCGCGCACCTGGccggggcgcccccccccccagccatcctGTAGCACAGCACAGACCTGGGGAAGGGGCGGCGCGGGGGCACGGCTGGGTCCCTCCCGGGACGCGAACGCAGAAAGCCGGGCAGGCGGCGCCCTGGGGGGCTGAGCCGCAGCCCGAGGCAGCGGGCGCTTTGCAGGGAGCGGGGAGCGCAGCCCTGAGGCCGGGGCCGCTCGCGGGGCGCCAGGCTCGGAGACCAGAGGAGGAAGGGTCGGTCCCTGCTGGAGGGGGGTGGCAGAACGGCCGGAGCTGCTGGAACTCGGGTGCTGGGGgcgctgccacccccacccccccggcttgaagtggctCCATCATACCCAGGGTTAGCGTTTGGTTCcctggctctcagcacccgccCTAGACACACTGTTCCAGCCTGCAGGAGCCGCAGCCGGACCCCGGGATGGGAGATGAGGGCCAGGACCCGGGGAGCCAGCGCTGGCCCCCCTGCGTGTCTCTGATCCCAGAGCCGGCAGGGGCTCCCAGGGGTCCTCGCCCTAGGTGGGCGCCAGGCCCTGCCCTCGGTGCTCGCGGCTCCCCCACAATCCCCTGGACGGGAGTCCCGCTGGCGACTCCCGCTCGTGATCAGCAGAGCCGGCCTGGGTCTTCCCCAGGcggggctgcaggaaggaaccGATCCCCGCGGACAGAGAGAGGATCCCGCCGCGGCTGAGTCGGGCCGGGGCTCCCTGCGGGCGGGGACTCGCCCCTAGGCAGGTCTCTCTCGTCTAGCCCCTTTTCCTCgcccccaggccccgctcccgCCCCAGAGACAGAGGAGCTGGAACTTGGGCTGCTGGGGCAGCGGTTTCCATCCTGTTCGGGGTTTAATGGCTCTCAGGGCCCCGTCCAACGTTGTTCCAGCGCCTCTGCCCAAAGATGCTGTAAAATGGCGAAGTTTGGCTGTCCCGGCGGGTCTCGGCTCCAGCCCGGCCCTTCCCCGCCCTCGGGCTCGCACTGCCCGAGTCCAGTTGGCCCTGGCACACCCACAGCTCCTTCGCCTCCCAGGGGAGCCGCCGCCTcgctctccctgccacagcaacTGCGCCAGCCGGGGGCCCAGCTCGCTGCGgtccggcccggcccggcccagcccaggtCTAGGGCTCCGGCCATCCCGCTCCCAGGGCAGCAGCGCCTTCCTCTGGCTCTCCGGGGTGCCCCCTGCGCAGCGCGGCCTGTCccggcctgggcctgggcctgggcccgGGCCCGGGGAAAGGGGCCCCGCTCCGCTGGGGCGCTTTGGGGAAGCCCGACCCGGCTCCTTCGCTGGGTTTTGGGCCTCCTGGTGCCAAAAGCGCCGCTAGCGGCTCGAAGTGGGGCGCGCCAGGGAGGCGGGAGAAAGAGGGGCAGGAAGGCGAGGGGCTCCTGCCCCCCAAGCACCCCTGGCCCGCGGGGCTGGCCCTTGAGCCCGGGCCCCGCTCGTCGGGTTTGGGATCAGAACCAGAGCGGGTCTTCCCCCGGCCCGCGGGCGGGCGCTGGGGAGGGGCCGCTGCAGGTCAGCGGGTGCGTGTAaggcaggaagggggcagagggggcccGCCGGGGAGCAGCAGGTGGCCTGGCCCCTCCGCCCCCcgctcaggtggggctggggctcgcagGCGGCGCTGGCAGCGGtgggagtgatgtcaccttcccccagcgcctgcaggggcttcccccctcccccgcccggccgcgcagagaagccccgatataaggggtggcacaaggcagcgcagcagccagtGCGCAGACGAGGCGGCGCAGCCCGGCTCCCCGGCAGGactcgccctctcctccccaggtagcggctgggccctggccgctcagcagcccggggctggggcttccccttcccgcGGCGGCCGGGGCCGCGGCGCCCTCGCCCCGTCTAAGTGGCGCAGCCCCGGGCGCGCAACTGCCGCGGCTGCAGCCCAAAGCCGAGACCCCCCAGCACAGCAGCCAAGGGCGCGTCGAGGCCGGGCGCTAGCAGGGGCGGCCGGCGGGGGTCCTGGCGCTGGGAGCCAGCCCCTCGCTGGGCCCTGCGGGCACGGGGCGTGTGGGGCCCGCGTTCCCCGCTGCCCAGCTCGGGGCTCCCCCCGGGGGCTGCGGACAGGGCGCTGCGCGCCGGGGGGCGGCAGGTCGGACGGCGGCGCCCCGCTCCCTCCCCGGCAGCGCCCGCCGCAGCATTCCTCAGCCCTTGCGCGGCGGGCAGCGGGGCGGGGATGTTTGGCCTCCATTAGGCCGCGCGCTGCGctgcgccgggccgggccggccgCCAGCCTGGCGCCCCTCACCGTGTGTCTCTTGCAGGTGGCGGGGGCAGCCCCACGCTGGAGGCCATGGAGGTGCCGAGCCACTCGAggcagctgctcctgcagcttaACACGCAGCGGGCCAAGGGCTTCCTGTGCGATGTGATCATCGTGGTGCAGAACGCGCTGTTCCGCGCGCACAAGAACATCCTGGCGGCCAGCAGCGTCTACCTGAAGTCGCTGGTGGTGCACGACAACCTGCTCAACCTGGACCACGAGATGGTGAGCCCGGGCGTCTTCCGCCTGGTGCTGGACTTCATCTACACCGGCCGCCTGGGCGAGGGCGAGCCCGGCGAGCCGGGCCTGGGGGCCGTGCTGGCCGCCGCCAGCTACCTGCAGGTGCCGGCCTTGGTGGCTCTGTGCAAGAAGAAGCTGAAGCGGTCGGGCAAGTACTGCCACCTGCGAGGCAGCTACAGCCCCTACAGCAAGGTGGCCAGGGGGCTGCGGGCCGCCCCTGTCATCCAGGCCTGCTACTCGGGTGCCCCCCGGCCTGTGGACATGCAGCCTGGCGAGCCCCTCAACCCACTCAGCACCCAGTGTGGGGAGCTCTATGCCTCCACCGCCCAGGGCACCACCCTGCACCAGCCTGGCCTGTGCCCACCCGAGAGGCACTGCTCTCCGCCCTGTGGCCTGGACCTCTCCAAAAAGAGCCCCACCAGcccttcctcccagctgctgcccacAGACAGACTTCACCCGGGGGAAAGCAGGGAGCCCTTGCTGCCCCCGGGGCACGACAGCCCGCCGGGCAGCGCTTCTCTGCTGGCCAACCACAGCTCCGCCTACAAAGACCCCCCCCAGGTGGGTGAAGGCGTGATCCACCCCGCAGAGCGCTTCCGTGGCAGCCCGCCCTGTGCCGAGCCCCCTGCCCGGGCCGAGGGCCACGACTTCCTGTACCGCTGGATGAAGCACGAGCGCCTGGGCAGCTACCTGGAGGAGTGTGAGGTGGAGAAAGAGCCTGAGCGGGAGGAGAAGGCCGAGTCGCCCCTGCAGTCCCGCTATCCCAGCATCGAGAGCAACGAGCTGGAGAACGACAACAGCACCAGCGAGGACACGGGCAGCAGCGAGGGCCCATCTCCCGGGGGCACCCTGGGCCCCTACTGCAACCACCTGGCCTACGAGCCCGAGAGCCTGGGGGACAACCTGTACGTGTGCATCCCCTGTGGCAAGGGCTTCCCCAGCTCGGAGCAGCTCAACGCCCATGTGGAGGCCCACACCGAGGAGGAGCTGTACCACAAGGCGGCCTCGGAGCAGGCCGGCCCCTTCCTGGACAAAGGTGGCCAGAGCCTGGGCGACATCATCCGGCCCTACCGCTGCTCCTCCTGCGACAAGGCCTACAAGGACCCGGCCACGCTGCGGCAGCACGAGAAGACGCACTGGCTCACGCGGCCCTACCCCTGCACCATCTGCGGCAAGAAGTTCACGCAGCGCGGCACCATGACACGGCACATGCGCAGCCACCTGGGCCTCAAGCCCTTCGCTTGTGATGCCTGTGGCATGCGCTTCACCCGGCAGTACCGGCTCACCGAGCACATGCGCATCCACTCGGGCGAGAAGCCCTACGAGTGCCAGGTCTGCGGCGGCAAGTTTGCCCAACAGCGCAACCTCATCAGCCACATGAAGATGCACGCGGCCGGGCCTGACGGCAAGTCCAAGCTGGACTTCCCTGAGAGCGTCTTCGCCATGGCGCGGCTCACGGCCGACCAGCTGGGCCTTAAGCAGGAGAAGGCGGCTGAGCTGCTCTCGCACACCTCGCACTTCCTCAGTGACCCCAAGGGCCTGGAGAGCCTGTACCCCCTGGCCCGATTCACAGCCGAGCACCTGGGGCTGAGCCAGGAGAAGGCGGCCGAGATGCTGGGTCCAGGCCCACTGCTGCACGGCGACCGGACCATAGAGCGCTATTCGCCCACCTAATGGGGGGGACCGAAGACCCACTGCAGCTAGAGCCAAAGAGGCCACGTGGCCACAGGGTCTCCCAGAGACCATGGTTCCCTCCCGAGATGGACACTCTGTAGCATTTGGGGAGTGGGAACTTTTCCCTGAAAATGTGCAGTGATGGAGATCTTCCTCCTCACCCCGCTTCATGGGGACAGACCAGACCCACTAAAGAGCAGGGGGAGTCCAAGCCTCACGCAGAGGGTCCCACACGAGTTGTGCTGTTGCAGCGCTGGGGGCAATATGCTGTAGGGTTGGGGCTGTTTTTTACAGCTGGGTGATGGCTTGGTGCGAAAAGTAGGGtgatggggtggggctgtgatCAACCCTACTTACTGGCCCACAACTTCCATCCCTTCCTGCGTTCTGTGGTAGCTGCTCCCTGGAAGGCTGCCAGGAGCAGTGCCCAGATACGATGCAGCTGGTACCGTGCCTCTGCCTTACCTGGACAGCCACCAAGTGCCCAGCAGGGGCTGGTGCCTCCCTGCACAAGGACTTTTCCATTAAGGAAAATGTGAACCTGCCTCCTACCTCAGGAGCCAGTTGCTCCCCCCACTGGGACGGGGCCATGGCCGTCCCCTTGCACCCTTCCTGCTGCAGACGGGCCCAGTACGAGCACAATAACCCAGCTTTGTGTCCACTGCATAAATATTCCTGGCCTGTGCTTGCCCCGTGCCTGCCCCAAGCCCTAGGGTGCCTCTGCTCAGGCCCCCTTTGAGCCCAGCTTCCCAGTGGGGCCAGGCCTGGAGGAGTCAGGGGCTCTGTGAGGGACACAGATGTTTGCCGTTGAAATAACTGCAGTTCTGCTTTGTGCCTCAATGAACAGTGGCTTTCACAGCTGCCTTCAGCCGGGCCCCCCCGGCTTTGCTCACCAGCCTGAACTCTGGCTCGAGAGCATGGCCCAGCCTACTGTAAAAGCACATGGACCCCTCAATTGTCCAGGGCTGTGGTCCATTGGGCACAGTCAGTGCCTGCTGCAGGGAATGGAGCCTGTCCTGCCTGGCTCGTCCCTTGATAGGATGGGCGGGGTTCAGGAACAGGTCTTACCCAGAG
It includes:
- the HIC1 gene encoding hypermethylated in cancer 1 protein isoform X1, whose translation is MRVRRDLGWLAEATEPPGGGGSPTLEAMEVPSHSRQLLLQLNTQRAKGFLCDVIIVVQNALFRAHKNILAASSVYLKSLVVHDNLLNLDHEMVSPGVFRLVLDFIYTGRLGEGEPGEPGLGAVLAAASYLQVPALVALCKKKLKRSGKYCHLRGSYSPYSKVARGLRAAPVIQACYSGAPRPVDMQPGEPLNPLSTQCGELYASTAQGTTLHQPGLCPPERHCSPPCGLDLSKKSPTSPSSQLLPTDRLHPGESREHLLPPGHDSPPGSASLLANHSSAYKDPPQVGEGVIHPAERFRGSPPCAEPPARAEGHDFLYRWMKHERLGSYLEECEVEKEPEREEKAESPLQSRYPSIESNELENDNSTSEDTGSSEGPSPGGTLGPYCNHLAYEPESLGDNLYVCIPCGKGFPSSEQLNAHVEAHTEEELYHKAASEQAGPFLDKGGQSLGDIIRPYRCSSCDKAYKDPATLRQHEKTHWLTRPYPCTICGKKFTQRGTMTRHMRSHLGLKPFACDACGMRFTRQYRLTEHMRIHSGEKPYECQVCGGKFAQQRNLISHMKMHAAGPDGKSKLDFPESVFAMARLTADQLGLKQEKAAELLSHTSHFLSDPKGLESLYPLARFTAEHLGLSQEKAAEMLGPASHLHSEGGRSIECYSPT
- the HIC1 gene encoding hypermethylated in cancer 1 protein isoform X2, with translation MEVPSHSRQLLLQLNTQRAKGFLCDVIIVVQNALFRAHKNILAASSVYLKSLVVHDNLLNLDHEMVSPGVFRLVLDFIYTGRLGEGEPGEPGLGAVLAAASYLQVPALVALCKKKLKRSGKYCHLRGSYSPYSKVARGLRAAPVIQACYSGAPRPVDMQPGEPLNPLSTQCGELYASTAQGTTLHQPGLCPPERHCSPPCGLDLSKKSPTSPSSQLLPTDRLHPGESREHLLPPGHDSPPGSASLLANHSSAYKDPPQVGEGVIHPAERFRGSPPCAEPPARAEGHDFLYRWMKHERLGSYLEECEVEKEPEREEKAESPLQSRYPSIESNELENDNSTSEDTGSSEGPSPGGTLGPYCNHLAYEPESLGDNLYVCIPCGKGFPSSEQLNAHVEAHTEEELYHKAASEQAGPFLDKGGQSLGDIIRPYRCSSCDKAYKDPATLRQHEKTHWLTRPYPCTICGKKFTQRGTMTRHMRSHLGLKPFACDACGMRFTRQYRLTEHMRIHSGEKPYECQVCGGKFAQQRNLISHMKMHAAGPDGKSKLDFPESVFAMARLTADQLGLKQEKAAELLSHTSHFLSDPKGLESLYPLARFTAEHLGLSQEKAAEMLGPASHLHSEGGRSIECYSPT
- the LOC119844472 gene encoding hypermethylated in cancer 1 protein-like isoform X1, translated to MRVRRDLGWLAEATEPPGGGGSPTLEAMEVPSHSRQLLLQLNTQRAKGFLCDVIIVVQNALFRAHKNILAASSVYLKSLVVHDNLLNLDHEMVSPGVFRLVLDFIYTGRLGEGEPGEPGLGAVLAAASYLQVPALVALCKKKLKRSGKYCHLRGSYSPYSKVARGLRAAPVIQACYSGAPRPVDMQPGEPLNPLSTQCGELYASTAQGTTLHQPGLCPPERHCSPPCGLDLSKKSPTSPSSQLLPTDRLHPGESREPLLPPGHDSPPGSASLLANHSSAYKDPPQVGEGVIHPAERFRGSPPCAEPPARAEGHDFLYRWMKHERLGSYLEECEVEKEPEREEKAESPLQSRYPSIESNELENDNSTSEDTGSSEGPSPGGTLGPYCNHLAYEPESLGDNLYVCIPCGKGFPSSEQLNAHVEAHTEEELYHKAASEQAGPFLDKGGQSLGDIIRPYRCSSCDKAYKDPATLRQHEKTHWLTRPYPCTICGKKFTQRGTMTRHMRSHLGLKPFACDACGMRFTRQYRLTEHMRIHSGEKPYECQVCGGKFAQQRNLISHMKMHAAGPDGKSKLDFPESVFAMARLTADQLGLKQEKAAELLSHTSHFLSDPKGLESLYPLARFTAEHLGLSQEKAAEMLGPGPLLHGDRTIERYSPT
- the LOC119844472 gene encoding hypermethylated in cancer 1 protein-like isoform X2 produces the protein MEVPSHSRQLLLQLNTQRAKGFLCDVIIVVQNALFRAHKNILAASSVYLKSLVVHDNLLNLDHEMVSPGVFRLVLDFIYTGRLGEGEPGEPGLGAVLAAASYLQVPALVALCKKKLKRSGKYCHLRGSYSPYSKVARGLRAAPVIQACYSGAPRPVDMQPGEPLNPLSTQCGELYASTAQGTTLHQPGLCPPERHCSPPCGLDLSKKSPTSPSSQLLPTDRLHPGESREPLLPPGHDSPPGSASLLANHSSAYKDPPQVGEGVIHPAERFRGSPPCAEPPARAEGHDFLYRWMKHERLGSYLEECEVEKEPEREEKAESPLQSRYPSIESNELENDNSTSEDTGSSEGPSPGGTLGPYCNHLAYEPESLGDNLYVCIPCGKGFPSSEQLNAHVEAHTEEELYHKAASEQAGPFLDKGGQSLGDIIRPYRCSSCDKAYKDPATLRQHEKTHWLTRPYPCTICGKKFTQRGTMTRHMRSHLGLKPFACDACGMRFTRQYRLTEHMRIHSGEKPYECQVCGGKFAQQRNLISHMKMHAAGPDGKSKLDFPESVFAMARLTADQLGLKQEKAAELLSHTSHFLSDPKGLESLYPLARFTAEHLGLSQEKAAEMLGPGPLLHGDRTIERYSPT